A window of the Henckelia pumila isolate YLH828 chromosome 3, ASM3356847v2, whole genome shotgun sequence genome harbors these coding sequences:
- the LOC140888386 gene encoding uncharacterized protein, with protein sequence MTIIDDPESSRQAVAAIQEQMNAMVDAAVQRVMAMQQEGGKDGQGKENEKGLEGEKEQEPRPEKEKSKGIHLEEEGNSHAGSANVTMAGELEMLKQKIKKLENTDPRESSREYDGSTDPKEHVTRFENVAMLHCYGDQIKCNVFLTTLVDSAQRWFENLEEGSIKTFKEFREVFLQHFSSSKRYKKTTLSLFEIKQSNEESLRTYIKKFNRVALEVPACAPKTKITAFTQGLREGEFFRSLVKRAPRYFEDLLARAEKYINMEEAQRIAQDREIHLCEDNAQPLPPKRPGKYCSIHRVNTHDTSEFRRIISEPGQSIPEEARHVEKKQRGRPWVPRLDTTRANKPDPPRAREMTPRRPDKEPREGSSKGVINMISGGSTDGDSNRARKSWSKRESLGIEARRMDPSPIITFGPGDLEEVCLPHNDSLLIRARVANYDVRRVFVDSGSSVNVIFQEAFEQMNLQWCEIHPVKTSLYGFAGHTVRPKGEVWLPITLGSGDIKKTVMALFTVVEAPSSYNIILGRPALNAFMAVASAYHQKIKFSVGNQVGEVKGDQHSSRRCYADTIRVDNKRAWGKERRDDPQQEEVCAVEELKEEYEEVEVMPGQPGRIARMARGLEPALAEQLKTCLAQNADVFAWSPKELTGFPAHLAEHKLNILPGSRPVKQNKRHFGAKKDKVIAEQVRELLEAGHVKEVQFPSWLSNVVLVPKSTGKWRMCIDFRDLNKACPKDCYPLPRIVQLVDSTSDYELLCFMDAYQGYHQIPLAKEDQDKVSFVTSGGTFCYVVMTFGLKNAGATYQRMMDKVFQNQLGRNVEVYVDDILWEILGICSDRERNRGKPGEDKDPEEMPSPSSIREVQQLTGRVTALSRFIARSAHRSHPFFQVLRKAQRFGWSEECERAFRELKEHLENLPILVNPEPGERLWVYISTTEFAVSTVLIKEEGGDQKPVYYVSHALKGPEIRYSEMEKMALALVLTARKLRSYFLSHLVTILTNSPLGRVMTHPDASGRLVKWAVELGEYDVEYKPRATIKAQALSDFLTEVFTFGQEEVWRVFVDGASSLEGSGVEVILISPTQEKIKVAIRLSSFRSNNEAEYEAVVSGLKLAREAGAGHVIVYSDSQLVVQQVQGGFSIREKRLQEYVGLIKQQGEEFSSWSIEQIPKKHNTEADALARMTSSLTSIDSREVIQQSGSVMAIEERVEETGEGSWMTPLIKYLQ encoded by the exons ATGACCATCATTGATGATCCAGAAAGCTCTCGTCAAGCAGTGGCCGCAATTCAAGAACAAATGAATGCTATGGTGGACGCCGCAGTACAAAGAGTCATGGCAATGCAGCAAGAAGGAGGAAAGGATGGCCAAGGAAAGGAGAATGAAAAAGGATTAGAGGGAGAAAAAGAACAGGAGCCGAGGCCCGAAAAAGAGAAGAGCAAAGGCATACACTTGGAAGAGGAGGGAAACTCACATGCCGGGTCCGCCAATGTCACCATGGCGGGGGAGCTGGAGATGctgaaacaaaaaataaaaaaactggaGAACACGGACCCGCGGGAATCTTCGCGG GAGTATGATGGCAGCACTGATCCAAAGGAGCATGTGACCCGATTTGAGAACGTGGCAATGTTACATTGCTATGGTGATCAAATTAAGTGCAATGTATTTCTGACTACCTTGGTGGATTCTGCTCAAAGATGGTTCGAAAACTTGGAAGAAGGTAGTATTAAgactttcaaagaattcagggaaGTCTTTTTACAACACTTCAGCAGTAGCAAGCGATATAAAAAGACCACTCTCAGCCTTTTTGAGATAAAGCAGTCGAACGAGGAGTCTCTGAGAACTTATATTAAAAAGTTCAATAGAGTGGCCTTGGAAGTACCTGCGTGTGCGCCGAAAACCAAAATCACCGCTTTCACACAGGGACTTAGAGAAGGAGAATTTTTCCGGTCTTTAGTCAAGAGGGCTCCCCGGTACTTTGAGGACCTCTTGGCTCGAGCTGAAAAATATATCAACATGGAAGAAGCCCAGCG GATAGCCCAGGACCGAGAGATTCATCTATGTGAGGACAATGCCCAACCGTTGCCTCCGAAAAGGCCGGGAAAATATTGCTCGATACATCGGGTAAACACTCATGACACCAGTGAGTTCCGGAGGATCATATCAGAGCCAGGACAGTCTATACCAGAGGAAGCAAGGCATGTGGAGAAGAAGCAGCGGGGACGTCCCTGGGTGCCACGGCTCGACACCACACGGGCCAATAAGCCCGACCCTCCAAGAGCTCGGGAGATGACACCTCGAAGGCCAGATAAAGAACCCCGAGAGGGATCTTCTAAAGGGGTGATCAACATGATTTCGGGAGGGTCCACTGATGGGGACTCTAATAGGGCTCGAAAATCTTGGAGTAAAAGAGAAAGCCTGGGAATCGAGGCCCGGAGGATGGACCCCAGCCCAATCATTACATTTGGGCCGGGGGATTTGGAAGAGGTGTGCCTGCCTCACAACGACTCTTTACTTATCAGGGCTCGAGTTGCTAACTATGACGTGAGAAGGGTGTTTGTGGATTCGGGGAGTTCTGTAAATGTCATCTTTCAAGAGGCATTCGAGCAAATGAACTTACAGTGGTGTGAGATCCATCCCGTGAAAACATCTCTGTATGGGTTCGCAGGACATACCGTTCGGCCCAAAGGAGAAGTGTGGCTACCAATCACCCTGGGATCGGGTGATATAAAGAAGACTGTCATGGCCCTCTTTACCGTGGTGGAAGCCCCGTCTTCCTACAATATCATCCTAGGAAGACCGGCCCTAAATGCTTTTATGGCTGTCGCCTCTGCATACCACCAGAAGATCAAATTCTCGGTGGGAAATCAAGTGGGCGAGGTAAAGGGAGATCAGCATTCCTCTCGGCGATGCTATGCGGACACCATCCGAGTGGACAATAAGAGGGCCTGGGGAAAGGAGAGAAGGGATGATCCGCAACAGGAGGAGGTATGCGCAGTGGAAGAGTTAAAGGAGGAATATGAGGAGGTGGAGGTAATGCCTGGACAGCCGGGAAGGATTGCTCGGATGGCTCGGGGTCTGGAGCCTGCTTTGGCTGAGCAATTGAAAACTTGCCTGGCCCAGAACGCGGATGTATTTGCCTGGTCTCCCAAAGAGCTAACGGGATTCCCGGCTCATTTGGCTGAGCACAAGTTGAATATCCTCCCGGGATCCCGGCCTGTTAAGCAAAATAAGAGACACTTCGGAGCAAAGAAGGACAAGGTCATTGCCGAACAAGTCCGGGAGCTGCTGGAAGCGGGGCACGTCAAGGAGGTACAGTTTCCTAGTTGGTTGTCTAACGTGGTGCTGGTACCCAAGAGTACAGGGAAGTGGAGAATGTGTATAGATTTCCGAGACTTAAATAAAGCCTGCCCAAAGGACTGCTATCCCCTGCCCCGGATTGTTCAATTGGTGGATTCTACCTCCGATTATGAGCTGCTTTGCTTTATGGATGCCTACCAAGGATACCATCAGATTCCCCTGGCTAAGGAGGATCAGGATAAGGTCAGTTTTGTTACGTCGGGAGGAacgttttgttatgtggttatGACTTTCGGGTTAAAAAATGCAGGAGCCACATATCAAAGGATGATGGATAAAGTCTTCCAAAATCAATTGGGCCGGAATGTGGAGGTGTATGTGGACGATATTCTG TGGGAAATTCTTGGGATTTGTAGTGACCGAGAGAGGAATAGAGGTAAACCCGGAGAAGATAAAGATCCTGAAGAGATGCCATCACCCTCCTCCATTAGGGAGGTGCAACAGTTGACCGGAAGAGTTACTGCCCTATCTCGTTTTATTGCTCGGTCTGCCCATCGGAGTCATCCTTTCTTTCAGGTGTTGAGGAAGGCTCAGAGGTTCGGATGGAGTGAGGAGTGTGAACGAGCTTTCcgggagttgaaggagcatctgGAAAATCTTCCTATCTTGGTTAATCCTGAACCAGGGGAGAGGCTATGGGTTTATATTTCCACGACAGAGTTTGCTGTAAGCACGGTTCTAATAAAAGAAGAGGGAGGAGATCAAAAGCCAGTTTATTATGTAAGTCACGCTCTGAAGGGGCCTGAGATCCGGTACAGTGAAATGGAAAAGATGGCCCTGGCCCTCGTCTTGACTGCCCGAAAACTCCGGTCTTACTTTCTATCTCATCTGGTCACTATCTTAACCAATAGCCCTTTGGGTCGGGTGATGACTCATCCGGATGCTTCAGGTCGATTGGTCAAGTGGGCAGTTGAGCTAGGAGAATATGATGTAGAATACAAGCCTCGGGCAACTATTAAGGCACAAGCTTTGTCTGACTTTCTGACCGAGGTCTTCACCTTTGGTCAGGAAGAGGTGTGGAGAGTCTTTGTGGATGGGGCTAGCAGTTTGGAAGGAAGCGGGGTGGAAGTAATCCTCATTTCTCCCACTCAGGAGAAAATTAAAGTTGCGATAAGGTTATCATCTTTCAGATCTAATAATGAAGCGGAGTATGAGGCGGTAGTCTCAGGTTTGAAGTTGGCCCGAGAGGCGGGAGCAGGGCACGTAATTGTGTATTCGGATTCTCAACTGGTAGTGCAGCAAGTCCAGGGGGGCTTTAGCATCAGGGAGAAGAGATTACAAGAGTATGTGGGGCTTATCAAGCAGCAGGGAGAGGAATTTTCTAGCTGGAGCATTGAACAAATTCCCAAAAAGCATAATACTGAGGCAGACGCCCTAGCCCGGATGACATCATCTCTTACTAGTATTGATAGCCGGGAGGTGATACAGCAGTCCGGATCGGTGATGGCCATAGAAGAAAGAGTAGAAGAGACCGGGGAGGGATCCTGGATGACTCCCCTCATCAAGTACCTgcagtga